A stretch of the Thunnus thynnus chromosome 7, fThuThy2.1, whole genome shotgun sequence genome encodes the following:
- the LOC137186267 gene encoding multidrug and toxin extrusion protein 1-like isoform X1 → MYMTEGTDASVERPASASGPADMEGSSDKFFCCRWVRHRVPLAHREELYHILRMTGPLLLSRILHYLLPFVVTMFCGRLGNEVMAGYGLASATINVTTAATGFGLGLACDTLVSQTFGGKNLLRVGVILQQGIIILLLFCLPCWGLLINSQAILLCLGQDPEVSRIAQLYITAYLPAVPAIFLHQLQVSYLQNQGIILPQMYTAAMANIANVVTNYVFLHWLGLGVSGSAAANTLSQIYICAFLFAYIWWKKLHVTTWGGWSVESLQEWGSFMKLAIPSTLMTCFGWWVYEFGGFFAGMLSEDELAAQHAVMMVSFITYMFPLGIQAAACARVGNALGAGDTARAILTSKVSLSLAGAFGVVEGLVLGFTKAVIGFLFTSDEKIIGLVSELMSAYCFLQLFDGLVCVSMGIFLGAGKQKIPAVANFIGYYGIGLSLIVILMFVAKLRIIGFWLGLLICVILQSTFYIIVIFKLNWKSMTEEAVKRAQKKTHVPLLNTAALSDAAGTNTAGQTATNGNSGDGYMSVSTEHHNGDTETQCGHVVQQVKADRLSITQLILRRGLTMFAAVALLAVGASVHFLVPLPEIVTSEANFTMDWINTTYTPDQILSTVLDS, encoded by the exons ATGTACATGACTGAAGGGACAGACGCTTCAGTGGAAAGACCTGCATCAGCCTCTGGTCCCGCAGACATGGAGGGGTCCAGTGACAAGTTCTTCTGCTGCAGGTGGGTGCGTCACAGGGTTCCACTGGCCCACAGAGAGGAACTATACCACATCCTGCGGATGACAGGGCCCCTG CTGCTCTCTCGAATCCTTCATTACCTGCTTCCATTTGTGGTTACAATGTTCTGTGGGCGACTGGGAAATGAAGTGATGGCTGGCTATGGATTAGCTTCTGCT ACCATTAATGTCACCACTGCAGCAACAGGATTTGGTCTGGGGCTGGCATGTGATACTTTGGTGTCTCAG ACATTTGGTGGTAAGAACCTGCTGCGGGTGGGAGTGATCCTTCAGCAAGGCAtcatcatcctgctgctgttttgtttgccCTGCTGGGGTCTGCTCATTAACTCCCAGGCCATCCTGTTGTGTCTGGGTCAGGACCCTGAGGTGTCCAG AATAGCTCAGCTGTATATAACAGCATACCTTCCAGCAGTACCT gcAATTTTTCTGCATCAGCTACAGGTGTCTTATCTGCAGAACCAG ggTATAATATTACCACAAATGTATACTGCTGCCATGGCAAACATAGCAAATGTGGTGACAAACTATGTATTTCTTCACTGGCTGGGTCTGGGGGTTAG tggatcTGCAGCAGCCAATACCCTGTCTCAGatttacatctgtgcttttctgtttgcttACATTTGGTGGAAGAAGCTCCATGTAACAACATGGGGAG GCTGGTCTGTAGAATCATTGCAGGAGTGGGGCTCCTTCATGAAACTGGCCATTCCCAGCACACTGATGACATgttttgggtggtgggtttatGAGTTTGGGGGATTTTTTGCAG GAATGCTAAGTGAAGATGAGCTTGCAGCCCAACATGCTGTGATGATGGTGTCATTCATAACCTACATG TTCCCGCTTGGTATTCAAGCTGCAGCGTGTGCCCGAGTGGGTAATGCTCTCGGTGCAGGAGACACTGCCAGGGCGATCCTCACCAGCAAAGTATCCCTCTCTCTCGCAG GTGCCTTTGGTGTTGTTGAAGGTCTTGTGCTCGGCTTCACTAAAGCAGTGATTGGCTTCTTGTTCACCTCTGATGA GAAGATCATAGGCCTTGTCTCTGAGTTGATGAGTGCTTATTGTTTCCTTCAGCTCTTTGATGGTCTTGTG TGTGTGTCAATGGGCATCTTCTTGGGCGCGGGCAAACAGAAGATACCAGCTGTGGCTAATTTCATTGGATACTACGGCATAGGACTTTCActcattgttattttaatgtttgttgcAAAACTGAGAATTATAG GTTTTTGGCTGGGACTGCTCATTTGTGTAATTTTACAGTCCACCTTCTACATCATTGTCATCTTCAAGCTGAACTGGAAGAGTATGACAGAGGAG GCTGTGAAACGAGCTCAGAAGAAGACACATGTGCCATTATTAAACACAGCTGCCCTGTCAGACGCTGCGGGTACCAACACTGCTGGTCAAACAGCAACTAATGGGAAT TCAGGGGATGGCTACATGTCTGTGAGTACCGAGCACCACAATGgggacacagagacacagtgtGGACATGTGGTCCAACAGGTGAAGGCTGACCGTCTCTCCATTACCCAGCTGATCCTCAGACGAGGCCTCACTATGTTTGCGGCTGTTGCTCTTCTGGCTGTGGGAGCATCTGTGCACTTCCTTGTGCCTTTGCCAGAGATCGTGACTTCAGAGGCCAACTTTACAATGGACTGGATCAATACTACATATACCCCTGATCAAATTCTCTCTACTGTGCTGGACTCCTGA
- the LOC137186267 gene encoding multidrug and toxin extrusion protein 1-like isoform X2 — translation MFCGRLGNEVMAGYGLASATINVTTAATGFGLGLACDTLVSQTFGGKNLLRVGVILQQGIIILLLFCLPCWGLLINSQAILLCLGQDPEVSRIAQLYITAYLPAVPAIFLHQLQVSYLQNQGIILPQMYTAAMANIANVVTNYVFLHWLGLGVSGSAAANTLSQIYICAFLFAYIWWKKLHVTTWGGWSVESLQEWGSFMKLAIPSTLMTCFGWWVYEFGGFFAGMLSEDELAAQHAVMMVSFITYMFPLGIQAAACARVGNALGAGDTARAILTSKVSLSLAGAFGVVEGLVLGFTKAVIGFLFTSDEKIIGLVSELMSAYCFLQLFDGLVCVSMGIFLGAGKQKIPAVANFIGYYGIGLSLIVILMFVAKLRIIGFWLGLLICVILQSTFYIIVIFKLNWKSMTEEAVKRAQKKTHVPLLNTAALSDAAGTNTAGQTATNGNSGDGYMSVSTEHHNGDTETQCGHVVQQVKADRLSITQLILRRGLTMFAAVALLAVGASVHFLVPLPEIVTSEANFTMDWINTTYTPDQILSTVLDS, via the exons ATGTTCTGTGGGCGACTGGGAAATGAAGTGATGGCTGGCTATGGATTAGCTTCTGCT ACCATTAATGTCACCACTGCAGCAACAGGATTTGGTCTGGGGCTGGCATGTGATACTTTGGTGTCTCAG ACATTTGGTGGTAAGAACCTGCTGCGGGTGGGAGTGATCCTTCAGCAAGGCAtcatcatcctgctgctgttttgtttgccCTGCTGGGGTCTGCTCATTAACTCCCAGGCCATCCTGTTGTGTCTGGGTCAGGACCCTGAGGTGTCCAG AATAGCTCAGCTGTATATAACAGCATACCTTCCAGCAGTACCT gcAATTTTTCTGCATCAGCTACAGGTGTCTTATCTGCAGAACCAG ggTATAATATTACCACAAATGTATACTGCTGCCATGGCAAACATAGCAAATGTGGTGACAAACTATGTATTTCTTCACTGGCTGGGTCTGGGGGTTAG tggatcTGCAGCAGCCAATACCCTGTCTCAGatttacatctgtgcttttctgtttgcttACATTTGGTGGAAGAAGCTCCATGTAACAACATGGGGAG GCTGGTCTGTAGAATCATTGCAGGAGTGGGGCTCCTTCATGAAACTGGCCATTCCCAGCACACTGATGACATgttttgggtggtgggtttatGAGTTTGGGGGATTTTTTGCAG GAATGCTAAGTGAAGATGAGCTTGCAGCCCAACATGCTGTGATGATGGTGTCATTCATAACCTACATG TTCCCGCTTGGTATTCAAGCTGCAGCGTGTGCCCGAGTGGGTAATGCTCTCGGTGCAGGAGACACTGCCAGGGCGATCCTCACCAGCAAAGTATCCCTCTCTCTCGCAG GTGCCTTTGGTGTTGTTGAAGGTCTTGTGCTCGGCTTCACTAAAGCAGTGATTGGCTTCTTGTTCACCTCTGATGA GAAGATCATAGGCCTTGTCTCTGAGTTGATGAGTGCTTATTGTTTCCTTCAGCTCTTTGATGGTCTTGTG TGTGTGTCAATGGGCATCTTCTTGGGCGCGGGCAAACAGAAGATACCAGCTGTGGCTAATTTCATTGGATACTACGGCATAGGACTTTCActcattgttattttaatgtttgttgcAAAACTGAGAATTATAG GTTTTTGGCTGGGACTGCTCATTTGTGTAATTTTACAGTCCACCTTCTACATCATTGTCATCTTCAAGCTGAACTGGAAGAGTATGACAGAGGAG GCTGTGAAACGAGCTCAGAAGAAGACACATGTGCCATTATTAAACACAGCTGCCCTGTCAGACGCTGCGGGTACCAACACTGCTGGTCAAACAGCAACTAATGGGAAT TCAGGGGATGGCTACATGTCTGTGAGTACCGAGCACCACAATGgggacacagagacacagtgtGGACATGTGGTCCAACAGGTGAAGGCTGACCGTCTCTCCATTACCCAGCTGATCCTCAGACGAGGCCTCACTATGTTTGCGGCTGTTGCTCTTCTGGCTGTGGGAGCATCTGTGCACTTCCTTGTGCCTTTGCCAGAGATCGTGACTTCAGAGGCCAACTTTACAATGGACTGGATCAATACTACATATACCCCTGATCAAATTCTCTCTACTGTGCTGGACTCCTGA
- the LOC137186267 gene encoding multidrug and toxin extrusion protein 1-like isoform X3 encodes MTINVTTAATGFGLGLACDTLVSQTFGGKNLLRVGVILQQGIIILLLFCLPCWGLLINSQAILLCLGQDPEVSRIAQLYITAYLPAVPAIFLHQLQVSYLQNQGIILPQMYTAAMANIANVVTNYVFLHWLGLGVSGSAAANTLSQIYICAFLFAYIWWKKLHVTTWGGWSVESLQEWGSFMKLAIPSTLMTCFGWWVYEFGGFFAGMLSEDELAAQHAVMMVSFITYMFPLGIQAAACARVGNALGAGDTARAILTSKVSLSLAGAFGVVEGLVLGFTKAVIGFLFTSDEKIIGLVSELMSAYCFLQLFDGLVCVSMGIFLGAGKQKIPAVANFIGYYGIGLSLIVILMFVAKLRIIGFWLGLLICVILQSTFYIIVIFKLNWKSMTEEAVKRAQKKTHVPLLNTAALSDAAGTNTAGQTATNGNSGDGYMSVSTEHHNGDTETQCGHVVQQVKADRLSITQLILRRGLTMFAAVALLAVGASVHFLVPLPEIVTSEANFTMDWINTTYTPDQILSTVLDS; translated from the exons ATG ACCATTAATGTCACCACTGCAGCAACAGGATTTGGTCTGGGGCTGGCATGTGATACTTTGGTGTCTCAG ACATTTGGTGGTAAGAACCTGCTGCGGGTGGGAGTGATCCTTCAGCAAGGCAtcatcatcctgctgctgttttgtttgccCTGCTGGGGTCTGCTCATTAACTCCCAGGCCATCCTGTTGTGTCTGGGTCAGGACCCTGAGGTGTCCAG AATAGCTCAGCTGTATATAACAGCATACCTTCCAGCAGTACCT gcAATTTTTCTGCATCAGCTACAGGTGTCTTATCTGCAGAACCAG ggTATAATATTACCACAAATGTATACTGCTGCCATGGCAAACATAGCAAATGTGGTGACAAACTATGTATTTCTTCACTGGCTGGGTCTGGGGGTTAG tggatcTGCAGCAGCCAATACCCTGTCTCAGatttacatctgtgcttttctgtttgcttACATTTGGTGGAAGAAGCTCCATGTAACAACATGGGGAG GCTGGTCTGTAGAATCATTGCAGGAGTGGGGCTCCTTCATGAAACTGGCCATTCCCAGCACACTGATGACATgttttgggtggtgggtttatGAGTTTGGGGGATTTTTTGCAG GAATGCTAAGTGAAGATGAGCTTGCAGCCCAACATGCTGTGATGATGGTGTCATTCATAACCTACATG TTCCCGCTTGGTATTCAAGCTGCAGCGTGTGCCCGAGTGGGTAATGCTCTCGGTGCAGGAGACACTGCCAGGGCGATCCTCACCAGCAAAGTATCCCTCTCTCTCGCAG GTGCCTTTGGTGTTGTTGAAGGTCTTGTGCTCGGCTTCACTAAAGCAGTGATTGGCTTCTTGTTCACCTCTGATGA GAAGATCATAGGCCTTGTCTCTGAGTTGATGAGTGCTTATTGTTTCCTTCAGCTCTTTGATGGTCTTGTG TGTGTGTCAATGGGCATCTTCTTGGGCGCGGGCAAACAGAAGATACCAGCTGTGGCTAATTTCATTGGATACTACGGCATAGGACTTTCActcattgttattttaatgtttgttgcAAAACTGAGAATTATAG GTTTTTGGCTGGGACTGCTCATTTGTGTAATTTTACAGTCCACCTTCTACATCATTGTCATCTTCAAGCTGAACTGGAAGAGTATGACAGAGGAG GCTGTGAAACGAGCTCAGAAGAAGACACATGTGCCATTATTAAACACAGCTGCCCTGTCAGACGCTGCGGGTACCAACACTGCTGGTCAAACAGCAACTAATGGGAAT TCAGGGGATGGCTACATGTCTGTGAGTACCGAGCACCACAATGgggacacagagacacagtgtGGACATGTGGTCCAACAGGTGAAGGCTGACCGTCTCTCCATTACCCAGCTGATCCTCAGACGAGGCCTCACTATGTTTGCGGCTGTTGCTCTTCTGGCTGTGGGAGCATCTGTGCACTTCCTTGTGCCTTTGCCAGAGATCGTGACTTCAGAGGCCAACTTTACAATGGACTGGATCAATACTACATATACCCCTGATCAAATTCTCTCTACTGTGCTGGACTCCTGA
- the LOC137186269 gene encoding multidrug and toxin extrusion protein 1-like, with amino-acid sequence MRERTDTSAEGPALASHVVDMEGPSDKLFCCMWVRLRVPLAHREELYHILKMTGPLLLSRILNCLLPFVVTMFCGRLGTEVMAGYGLASATINVTTAATGYGLGLACDTLVSQTFGGKNLLRVGVILQRGIIILLLFCLPCWSLLINTQAILLCLGQDPEVARIAQLYITAFLPAVPAMFLHHLQVSYLQNQGIILPQMYTAAMANVANLMTNYIFLYWLDLGVSGSAVANTLSQIYICAFLFAYIWWKKLHVTTWGGWSVESLQDWGSYMKLAIPSTLMKCFEWWIYEFGGFFAGMLSEDELAAQHAVIMVAFITYMFPLGIQAAACARVGNALGAGDTARAILTSKVSLSLAGTFAVVEGLVLGSTKTVIGFLFTSDEKIIGLVSHLMNAYCFLQFFDGLVCVCTGIFLGTGKQKIPAVANLIGYYCIGLTLSVTFMFVAKLRVLGFWLGLLICVILQSTFYIIVIFKLNWKRMTEEAVTRAQNIHVTLISTAALSDSAGTNTADLISHNGSSVDGYMSVSTECPDGDTETQRGHVVQQVKADRLSITQLIFRRGLTMFAAVALLAVGVCVHFLVPLPETLSSEANFTMDWINTTYTPDQILSTALVPK; translated from the exons ATGAGAGAAAGGACAGACACTTCAGCAGAGGGACCTGCATTGGCATCTCATGTTGTAGACATGGAGGGGCCCAGTGACAAGCTTTTCTGCTGCATGTGGGTCCGCCTCAGGGTTCCCTTGGCCCACAGAGAGGAACTGTACCACATCCTGAAGATGACAGGGCCTCTG CTGCTCTCCCGAATCCTCAATTGCCTACTTCCATTTGTGGTTACAATGTTCTGTGGGCGTTTGGGAACTGAAGTGATGGCTGGCTATGGATTAGCTTCTGCT ACCATTAATGTCACCACTGCAGCAACAGGATATGGTCTGGGGCTGGCATGTGATACTTTGGTGTCTCAG ACATTTGGTGGTAAGAACCTGCTACGGGTGGGAGTGATCCTTCAGCGAGGCATCATCatcctgctgttgttttgtttaccCTGCTGGAGTCTGCTCATTAACACCCAGGCCATCCTGTTGTGTCTGGGTCAGGACCCTGAGGTGGCCAG AATAGCTCAGCTATATATTACAGCCTTCCTCCCGGCAGTGCCA gCAATGTTTCTACATCATCTTCAAGTGTCCTACTTGCAGAACCAG ggtATAATATTGCCCCAAATGTACACTGCTGCTATGGCAAATGTAGCCAATTTGATGACAAACTACATATTTCTTTACTGGCTGGATCTTGGCGTGAG tggatcCGCAGTAGCCAATACCCTGTCTCAGatttacatctgtgcttttctgtttgcttACATTTGGTGGAAGAAACTCCATGTAACAACATGGGGAG GCTGGTCTGTAGAATCACTGCAGGATTGGGGCTCCTACATGAAACTGGCCATTCCCAGTACACTaatgaagtgctttgagtggtggATTTATGAATTTGGGGGATTCTTTGCAG GAATGCTGAGTGAAGATGAGCTTGCAGCCCAACATGCTGTGATAATGGTGGCATTCATAACCTACATG TTCCCACTTGGTATTCAAGCTGCAGCGTGTGCCCGAGTGGGTAATGCTCTCGGTGCAGGAGACACTGCCAGGGCGATCCTCACCAGCAAAGTATCCCTCTCTCTCGCAG GTACCTTCGCTGTTGTTGAAGGTCTTGTGCTCGGCTCTACTAAAACAGTGATTGGCTTCTTGTTCACCTCTGATGA GAAGATCATAGGCCTTGTCTCTCACTTGATGAATGCTTACTGTTTCCTTCAGTTCTTTGATGGTCTTGTG tgtgtgtgcacaggcaTATTCTTGGGCACGGGCAAACAGAAGATACCAGCTGTGGCTAATCTTATTGGATACTACTGCATAGGACTTACACTGAGCGTTACGTTCATGTTTGTTGCAAAACTGAGAGTTTTAG GTTTTTGGCTGGGACTGctcatttgtgtcattttacagTCCACCTTCTACATCATTGTCATCTTCAAGCTGAACTGGAAGAGAATGACAGAGGAG GCTGTGACACGAGCTCAGAACATACACGTGACATTAATAAGCACGGCTGCCCTGTCAGACTCTGCGGGTACCAACACTGCTGACCTTATATCACATAATGGAAGT TCAGTGGATGGCTACATGTCTGTGAGTACCGAGTGCCCTGATGgggacacagagacacagcgTGGACATGTGGTCCAGCAGGTGAAGGCTGACCGTCTCTCTATTACCCAGCTGATCTTCAGGCGAGGCCTCACTATGTTTGCTGCCGTTGCTCTTTTGgctgtgggagtgtgtgtgcacttccTTGTGCCCTTGCCAGAGACCCTGTCTTCAGAGGCCAACTTTACAATGGATTGGATCAATACTACATATACTCCTGATCAAATTCTCTCTACTGCCCTGGTCCCCAAATGA